In Lotus japonicus ecotype B-129 chromosome 5, LjGifu_v1.2, one genomic interval encodes:
- the LOC130716607 gene encoding transcription factor LRL3-like isoform X4, with translation MEGGSSNLHRTQPPPLTRASPPDSEDFTTLFNHLLHHPPPPDMDPHNSGSGFNFSDPYVNNACFPDPHDITSFKQHQNFTSIENVAEASELPSNSVPRPRSSSSKRSRAAEFHNLSEKRRRSKINEKMKALQNLIPNSNKTDKASMLDEAIEYLKQLQLQVQMLMMRNGLSLHPMSLSGGLRPSIFPQTGLNIDEGNGFRNSVSANDESLVRSAFSFPEHCSISNQSIPSVTNIATLDTSSSFQLSIKDALGSNMPQMFLDTAKIGKPPSPDLS, from the exons ATGGAAGGTGGCAGCAGTAATTTACACCGAACACAACCACCACCTTTAACAAGAGCCTCACCTCCTGATTCTGAAGACTTCACCACCTTGTTCAaccacctcctccaccaccctccgCCACCAGATATGGATCCGCATAATTCCGGGTCTGGTTTCAATTTCTCAGATCCTTATGTGAATAATGCTTGCTTCCCTGACCCTCATGATATCACTTCCTTCAAACAACACCAGAATTTCACTTCTATTGAG AATGTTGCTGAGGCTTCAGAGTTGCCATCAAATTCTGTCCCACGACCACGTTCTTCTTCATCAAAGAGGAGCAGAGCTGCAGAGTTCCATAATTTGTCTGAAAAG AGAAGGAGGAGTAAGATTAACGAGAAAATGAAAGCCTTGCAGAATTTAATTCCAAATTCTAACAAG ACTGACAAAGCTTCAATGCTGGATGAAGCCATAGAATACTTAaagcagcttcagcttcaagtgcAA ATGTTAATGATGAgaaatggtttgagcttgcatCCAATGTCTTTATCAGGAGGATTACGGCCTTCGATATTTCCCCAGACCGGGTTGAATATTGATGAAGGTAATGGATTTCGGAATTCTGTCAGTGCAAATGATGAGAGTTTGGTTCGGTCTGCTTTTAGTTTTCCAGAGCATTGCAGCATCTCAAATCAGTCCATACCCTCAGTTACAAACATAGCTACTTTGGATACATCATCAAGTTTTCAACTCTCCATTAAG GATGCACTCGGCAGCAACATGCCACAAATGTTTCTGGATACAGCAAAGATTGGAAAGCCCCCTTCTCCAGATTTATCCTAA
- the LOC130720346 gene encoding probable BOI-related E3 ubiquitin-protein ligase 3 — MSMAFPQDQFQRHYQTQQHHHPQTKPFRDLLTIDGQMQQQQQIAFYNPSDLQDQTHHHHPPYNPPFHVVGFAPGPVLPADGSDGGLDLQWNYGLEPERKRIKEQDFLENNSQITSVDFLQPRSVSTGLGLSLDNTRLASTGDSALLSLIGDDLDRELQQQDLEMDRFLKVQGERLRQSVLEKVQASQLQSLSIIEDKVLQKLRDKEAEVENINKRNMELEDRMEQLAVEAGAWQQRARYNENMIAALKYNLQQAYVQSRDSKEGCGDSEVDDTASCCNGRTLDFHLLSKGNSDMKEMMTCKACRVNEVTMVLLPCKHLCLCKDCESKLSFCPLCQSSKFIGMEVFM; from the exons ATGTCCATGGCTTTCCCTCAGGACCAGTTTCAACGTCACTACCAAACCCAACAACACCACCATCCACAAACCAAGCCTTTCAG GGATTTGCTAACAATTGATGGTCAgatgcagcagcagcagcagataGCATTTTACAACCCTAGTGATCTACAAGATCagactcatcatcatcatccaccCTACAATCCTCCCT TTCATGTTGTTGGGTTTGCTCCGGGTCCTGTGCTTCCTGCTGATGGCAGTGATGGTGGCCTTGACTTGCAATGGAATTATGGTTTGGAACCAGAGAGGAAGAGAATAAAAGAACAGGATTTTTTGGAGAACAATTCTCAGATAACTTCGGTTGATTTCCTGCAACCTCGATCTGTTTCAACTGGGTTGGGATTGTCACTTGATAATACCCGCCTGGCTTCCACTGGGGACTCGGCTTTGTTGTCACTTATCGGTGATGACCTCGATCGCGAGTTACAGCAGCAGGATCTGGAGATGGATAGATTTCTCAAAGTGCAG GGTGAACGATTGCGACAATCAGTACTCGAGAAGGTTCAGGCATCTCAACTTCAGAGTCTTTCAATCATTGAAGACAAAGTCCTGCAGAAACTCCGTGACAAAGAAGCTGAGGTAGAAAACATCAATAAGAGGAATATGGAACTTGAAGATCGAATGGAGCAGCTAGCTGTTGAAGCAGGTGCCTGGCAGCAGCGAGCCAGGTACAACGAGAACATGATTGCTGCTCTCAAATATAACCTTCAACAAGCATATGTCCAAAGCAGAGATAGTAAAGAAGGATGCGGCGACAGTGAGGTAGATGATACGGCTTCCTGCTGCAATGGCCGCACCCTCGATTTTCATCTGCTCTCCAAGGGAAATTCCGACATGAAAGAGATGATGACATGTAAGGCTTGCAGGGTCAATGAAGTGACCATGGTTCTATTACCTTGTAAGCATCTTTGCCTCTGTAAAGATTGTGAAAGTAAGCTTAGCTTTTGTCCTCTATGCCAATCCTCTAAATTTATCGGCATGGAGGTCTTCATGTAA
- the LOC130716607 gene encoding transcription factor LRL3-like isoform X3 → MEGGSSNLHRTQPPPLTRASPPDSEDFTTLFNHLLHHPPPPDMDPHNSGSGFNFSDPYVNNACFPDPHDITSFKQHQNFTSIEVNVAEASELPSNSVPRPRSSSSKRSRAAEFHNLSEKRRRSKINEKMKALQNLIPNSNKTDKASMLDEAIEYLKQLQLQVQMLMMRNGLSLHPMSLSGGLRPSIFPQTGLNIDEGNGFRNSVSANDESLVRSAFSFPEHCSISNQSIPSVTNIATLDTSSSFQLSIKDALGSNMPQMFLDTAKIGKPPSPDLS, encoded by the exons ATGGAAGGTGGCAGCAGTAATTTACACCGAACACAACCACCACCTTTAACAAGAGCCTCACCTCCTGATTCTGAAGACTTCACCACCTTGTTCAaccacctcctccaccaccctccgCCACCAGATATGGATCCGCATAATTCCGGGTCTGGTTTCAATTTCTCAGATCCTTATGTGAATAATGCTTGCTTCCCTGACCCTCATGATATCACTTCCTTCAAACAACACCAGAATTTCACTTCTATTGAGGTG AATGTTGCTGAGGCTTCAGAGTTGCCATCAAATTCTGTCCCACGACCACGTTCTTCTTCATCAAAGAGGAGCAGAGCTGCAGAGTTCCATAATTTGTCTGAAAAG AGAAGGAGGAGTAAGATTAACGAGAAAATGAAAGCCTTGCAGAATTTAATTCCAAATTCTAACAAG ACTGACAAAGCTTCAATGCTGGATGAAGCCATAGAATACTTAaagcagcttcagcttcaagtgcAA ATGTTAATGATGAgaaatggtttgagcttgcatCCAATGTCTTTATCAGGAGGATTACGGCCTTCGATATTTCCCCAGACCGGGTTGAATATTGATGAAGGTAATGGATTTCGGAATTCTGTCAGTGCAAATGATGAGAGTTTGGTTCGGTCTGCTTTTAGTTTTCCAGAGCATTGCAGCATCTCAAATCAGTCCATACCCTCAGTTACAAACATAGCTACTTTGGATACATCATCAAGTTTTCAACTCTCCATTAAG GATGCACTCGGCAGCAACATGCCACAAATGTTTCTGGATACAGCAAAGATTGGAAAGCCCCCTTCTCCAGATTTATCCTAA
- the LOC130716607 gene encoding transcription factor LRL3-like isoform X1, whose product MEGGSSNLHRTQPPPLTRASPPDSEDFTTLFNHLLHHPPPPDMDPHNSGSGFNFSDPYVNNACFPDPHDITSFKQHQNFTSIEVKNVAEASELPSNSVPRPRSSSSKRSRAAEFHNLSEKRRRSKINEKMKALQNLIPNSNKTDKASMLDEAIEYLKQLQLQVQMLMMRNGLSLHPMSLSGGLRPSIFPQTGLNIDEGNGFRNSVSANDESLVRSAFSFPEHCSISNQSIPSVTNIATLDTSSSFQLSIKDALGSNMPQMFLDTAKIGKPPSPDLS is encoded by the exons ATGGAAGGTGGCAGCAGTAATTTACACCGAACACAACCACCACCTTTAACAAGAGCCTCACCTCCTGATTCTGAAGACTTCACCACCTTGTTCAaccacctcctccaccaccctccgCCACCAGATATGGATCCGCATAATTCCGGGTCTGGTTTCAATTTCTCAGATCCTTATGTGAATAATGCTTGCTTCCCTGACCCTCATGATATCACTTCCTTCAAACAACACCAGAATTTCACTTCTATTGAGGTG aagAATGTTGCTGAGGCTTCAGAGTTGCCATCAAATTCTGTCCCACGACCACGTTCTTCTTCATCAAAGAGGAGCAGAGCTGCAGAGTTCCATAATTTGTCTGAAAAG AGAAGGAGGAGTAAGATTAACGAGAAAATGAAAGCCTTGCAGAATTTAATTCCAAATTCTAACAAG ACTGACAAAGCTTCAATGCTGGATGAAGCCATAGAATACTTAaagcagcttcagcttcaagtgcAA ATGTTAATGATGAgaaatggtttgagcttgcatCCAATGTCTTTATCAGGAGGATTACGGCCTTCGATATTTCCCCAGACCGGGTTGAATATTGATGAAGGTAATGGATTTCGGAATTCTGTCAGTGCAAATGATGAGAGTTTGGTTCGGTCTGCTTTTAGTTTTCCAGAGCATTGCAGCATCTCAAATCAGTCCATACCCTCAGTTACAAACATAGCTACTTTGGATACATCATCAAGTTTTCAACTCTCCATTAAG GATGCACTCGGCAGCAACATGCCACAAATGTTTCTGGATACAGCAAAGATTGGAAAGCCCCCTTCTCCAGATTTATCCTAA
- the LOC130718381 gene encoding transcription factor HEC2-like, which produces MNTINSANLNDDKMHTMPMWMHHSPESPASHGNNNNTVTSFPPPQIFSSATSINNNNPPTPWSTFTHHFPSSTTPSFPNKLYTFMTPVLPEQDHHQTPEEPKLLNSEKSSSMAAMREMIFRMAAMQPVVIDSESVKPPKRRNVKISKDPQSVAARLRRGRISERIRILQRMVPGGTKMDTASMLDEAIHYLKFLKKQVQSLQRLTAANSCRD; this is translated from the coding sequence ATGAACACCATCAACTCAGCAAACTTGAATGATGACAAGATGCACACTATGCCGATGTGGATGCACCATTCCCCTGAATCCCCTGCATCTCAcggcaacaacaacaacacagtGACAAGTTTTCCACCGCCACAAATATTCTCTTCCGCAACTTCAATCAATAACAATAACCCTCCAACTCCTTGGTCTACCTTCACTCATCACTTCCCATCATCAACCACACCCTCTTTCCCTAATAAACTCTATACTTTTATGACCCCTGTTCTTCCAGAACAAGATCATCACCAAACCCCAGAAGAACCCAAGTTGCTGAATTCAGAGAAAAGCAGCTCGATGGCGGCGATGAGGGAGATGATATTCAGGATGGCGGCGATGCAACCGGTTGTAATAGACTCAGAGTCAGTGAAGCCGCCGAAGCGGAGGAACGTGAAGATCTCAAAGGACCCTCAGAGCGTGGCGGCGAGGCTCCGGCGAGGGAGGATCAGCGAGAGGATCAGGATACTGCAGAGGATGGTCCCTGGTGGAACCAAGATGGACACTGCTTCTATGCTTGATGAAGCAATTCACTACCTCAAGTTTCTCAAGAAGCAGGTTCAGTCGCTGCAGAGACTAACCGCCGCTAATAGCTGCAGAGACTAA
- the LOC130716607 gene encoding transcription factor LRL3-like isoform X2 — MEGGSSNLHRTQPPPLTRASPPDSEDFTTLFNHLLHHPPPPDMDPHNSGSGFNFSDPYVNNACFPDPHDITSFKQHQNFTSIEKNVAEASELPSNSVPRPRSSSSKRSRAAEFHNLSEKRRRSKINEKMKALQNLIPNSNKTDKASMLDEAIEYLKQLQLQVQMLMMRNGLSLHPMSLSGGLRPSIFPQTGLNIDEGNGFRNSVSANDESLVRSAFSFPEHCSISNQSIPSVTNIATLDTSSSFQLSIKDALGSNMPQMFLDTAKIGKPPSPDLS; from the exons ATGGAAGGTGGCAGCAGTAATTTACACCGAACACAACCACCACCTTTAACAAGAGCCTCACCTCCTGATTCTGAAGACTTCACCACCTTGTTCAaccacctcctccaccaccctccgCCACCAGATATGGATCCGCATAATTCCGGGTCTGGTTTCAATTTCTCAGATCCTTATGTGAATAATGCTTGCTTCCCTGACCCTCATGATATCACTTCCTTCAAACAACACCAGAATTTCACTTCTATTGAG aagAATGTTGCTGAGGCTTCAGAGTTGCCATCAAATTCTGTCCCACGACCACGTTCTTCTTCATCAAAGAGGAGCAGAGCTGCAGAGTTCCATAATTTGTCTGAAAAG AGAAGGAGGAGTAAGATTAACGAGAAAATGAAAGCCTTGCAGAATTTAATTCCAAATTCTAACAAG ACTGACAAAGCTTCAATGCTGGATGAAGCCATAGAATACTTAaagcagcttcagcttcaagtgcAA ATGTTAATGATGAgaaatggtttgagcttgcatCCAATGTCTTTATCAGGAGGATTACGGCCTTCGATATTTCCCCAGACCGGGTTGAATATTGATGAAGGTAATGGATTTCGGAATTCTGTCAGTGCAAATGATGAGAGTTTGGTTCGGTCTGCTTTTAGTTTTCCAGAGCATTGCAGCATCTCAAATCAGTCCATACCCTCAGTTACAAACATAGCTACTTTGGATACATCATCAAGTTTTCAACTCTCCATTAAG GATGCACTCGGCAGCAACATGCCACAAATGTTTCTGGATACAGCAAAGATTGGAAAGCCCCCTTCTCCAGATTTATCCTAA